GGTACGTCGCGACCGGGAGCCAGTACGACGCGCCGCACCCCAACTGCGACGTCGTGTACACCTGGCCGCTGTACGACACGCCCACCGGACCGCTCGGCGCCGCGATCGTCCCCGTCGCCGAGCCCACGTTCCCGAGCGTGAGGCTGGTCCAGTCGGTCCACAGGATCTGCGCGTGCGCCATCGCCGGCAGCCCGACGCCGCCCAGCGCGCCCGCCACCAGCAGTGCGGCCCATCTCGGCACCCTGCGTCTCCGAATCATCGGAACGACCCTCCCCGATAGAGGTGAGTGCCCGTGGCGTCCTGTCGTCACGCCACGGCGCCGGAGCGCGGACGGATGACGGCCGCGCCCGGCTGGAGCGCGGCATCCGGTCGGTGGCACCGGCCGGCTGCCGTCGCAGCATCAGACGCGCCAGCGCGAAGCGTACGGAAGCGCACGCATGGCGAACGCCGCCGTCCTCCGGCGCACGCGCGCATGCCACGAGTCACCAACTGCTACTTGCACGACCACGGCTCGCGCTGCATGTCGGGACGTGCGCACGCGTCGCGCGTTCGCGGACGGGAGCTCAGCGTGTTCCCTGATACCGCACGCGCGCGCGGCCCTGCACCATTCGTCGAGCGCTGTTCCGCCGAGACCGGAGGAAGTCATGAGTCCATTCCCGCCCGATCGCCCCGACGCGTTCGCGTCCAATGCGTTCGCCACGGACCGACCGATCGATCCGCGGCCGTACACGCTCGCCGACGTGAGCCCCGGCGACACGGTCGTCGTCCGCAACGTCTCGCCTGCGATGCGCGACCTGCTCGCGGACTTCGGCGTGCGCGAGGGAGAGCGGCTGCTCTGCGAGTCGACGATGGAGCACGTCGTCGTGCGGACCGCGGACGGCAGCGTCCCGCTCGAGCGCGGCGTGCTGCCTTCGGTGTCCGTCAGCCGCGTCGACGACGCTCCGGCCGCGGGCGCCTGACCCGCGGCCGCTCGCCGATCACGCGGCGGCGCTCCTGGGCGTCGCGGCGTCGCGCGACGTCTCGCGGCGCAGTCGCCCGTCGGCGACCCACGCTTCGACGAGCGCGGGCGACATCGTCGCCGAGGCCGGCGGCTCTCCCGCGCCGGCGACGTGGCCGACCCATGCGTCGCGCCCCAGCTGCTTGGCGGCGTACGTGCCGTGGTCCGCGAGCGCGACCAGCGACTCCCAGCTCCACGGCCGGCCGTCGCCGGGCGCCGCCGCCAGCGCGAAGCCGAGCGAGCACGTCACGGACAGCGCGCGCCCGTCGTCGAGGCGCGTGACGTGCGCCGCGACCGCGGCGCGGATCCGATCGGCCAGCTCGCGCACCTCCGCGCTGGTGCTGCAGCGGGCCACGACGAGGAACTCCTCGCCGCCCCAGCGCACGACGACGTCCGAGGGTCCGCAGGTGCGCTCCAGCAGCCGCGCGAGGTCGGTCAGCAGGCGATCGCCGGCCGCGTGGCCGTAGTCGTCGTTGACGCACTTGAAGTGGTCGACGTCCAGCAGCAGGAACCCCGGCCCGCTCCCGCCCGCGCCGGTCGGCCGGCGGCGATCGCCGAGCTGCAGCACGCGATCGTCCTCCATCGTGCGCGCGACGATCTCGCGGACGTAGCGGCGGTTCCGCGCGCCCGTCAGCGGATCGGTGAGGCTGAGCGCTTCGGCGCGCCGCGCGTCGCGCACGCGGCGGCGATAGGCGGCCGCCCCGGCGATGCCCGCCAGTAGCGCCACGCCCGCGATCGCGTTGCGCTGCGTCGCGCGCTGTCGCGCCTGGAGCGCGCTCATCGCCTGCGCGCTCCACAGCCGCTCGATCTCGCGCTCGCGGCGCTCGGCGGCCCGGCGCTCCTCGAGTCCCGCGATGCGCCGCGATGTCGTCTCGTCGAAGATCGAATCGCTCTCGGCCTTGAACTGTCGGTACGACGCCAGCGCGTCGGCCGGGCGCCCGTCGGCCTCCTGCGCGCCCGCGATCGCCTCCCACGAGCGCCGCACCAGCTCGCGCGCGCCCATCGCGCTGGCGACGGCCAGCGCGCCGCGCGCCGCCGACTCGGCCGCCGCGGGACGGCCGCGTGCCCGCTCGACCGCCGCCTGCGCGAGCAGGTTGCGGACGGTCAGGCCCCGGTTGCCGGTCCCGGCGCCGAACTGCATCGCGGTCGCCAGCTCGCGCTGCGCTGCTTCGGGGCGGCCCATGGCCAGCTGCGCGAGCGCGAGGTTGCGGTGCGCCAGCGAGAGCGACCAGCGGTCGCCGACGCGCTCCCGGATCGCCAGCGAGGCGCGGTGCCGCTCGAGCGCACCCGCGGCGTCGCCCTGCGCCAGCAGCTCGTCACCCATGTTGCTGAGCGTGGAGGCGGCACGCGCGTCCGCCCCCACGCGCCTGTACTGCGCGAGCGCGCGCTCGAACAGCTGCATCGCGCGCGCGCCCTGCCGCAGCCTCCCGTAGATGACGCCGAGGCTGTTGAGCGTGGACGCCAGCGCCTCGGCGTCGCTGCCGATGCGCTCGTGGATCTCCAGCGACTCCAGCTGGTAGGCGAGCGCCCGATCGTACTCGGCGAAGTCCGTCGCGTAGACGAAGCCGAGGAGGTTGAGCGTGAAGGCGACCGCGCTGTCGCGGCGCAGCGCACGCTGTCGGGCGAGCGCGTCCTCCAGCAGCGCCGCGGCGCGCCCCGGGTCGCCCCGCCGCTGCGCGAGCGCGCCCTCCCGCGTGAGCATGGTGGCGAGCCCGGCGCGATCGCCTGTCCGCTCGGCCTCCTGCCGACCCGCGGCCACGGCGGCCGCCGCGCTGTCGTAGCGCCCCATGGCCGTGTACGCGGCCGCCAGCGCCGCGTGCCCCGCGACGCGGGCCGGTGCCTCTGTGGGCGGCCGGCGCAGCGCGGCGCTCGCCAGCTCGACCGCGCGGGCGGGGTGCTCCAGCTGCGCCAGCGTCGCCTCGCGCACCAGCGTCGCCGCGTCGGCGTCCCGTGCCGGGGGCTGCGCCGCGAGCCGGCCGGAGGCGGCGATCGCCAGCAGCAGACCCGCGAGCATGCGAGTCAGGCCGGTGCAGGGAAGTCGGCGGTCCCGCGCCCTGGGCGCGGCGGGCGTACGACGGGGGAACGACATGCGGAGGGGGCTGCGGGAGGCTGCACCGCCTAGACGACGCAGTTCGGCGCAGGTCAATCGATGCGCGGCCTCGGAGCGCGGCCGACGAGGGCGCGCCGGGCAGGGTCGCCATGACTCAACCGTCGGTGGGGCGCGGGCTTGCATCCCCCCAGAGCCGCCGCTAGGTTGGTGGTCTGCCCGCGCCAGCCTGCCTTGGTGTCGCGGGCGTCTGTCAGGGCCCGCTCGCGTAGCTCAGTTGGTAGAGCACATCCTTGGTAAGGATGAGGTCACCGGTTCAATCCCGGTCGCGAGCTCTTCGACGCGCCGTCCGCGCAGTTGCAGAACGCGTCCCGTCGGTGGGACGGCGGCAGCTCCGTCGACCCGCACCGCCCGCCGGCCTCGCGCCGGGCCGCGGTGACGGACAACTCCACGTGCAGCGCCCGGTGACACGACGGCGCGCCGCGCGATCTGCGGGACGACGGTGCCCCGGGCAGCAGTGTGCCCGCGGGCGCCGCCAGTGCTGACCAACCCTCTCAGCTTTCGAACGGGCATCTCATGGGCAAGGCAAAGTTCGAGCGGACGAAGCCGCATGTGAACGTGGGGACGATCGGCCACGTCGACCATGGCAAGACGACGCTGACCGCGGCCATCACCACGATCCAGGCGCAGAAGGGGTTGGCGCAGAAGATCGCGTTCGACCAGATCGACAAGGCGCCCGAGGAGCGCGAGCGCGGCATCACGATCTCGACGGCCCACGTCGAGTACGAGAGCCCGCTGCGTCACTACGCGCACGTCGACTGCCCCGGCCACGCCGACTACGTGAAGAACATGATCACGGGCGCCGCGCAGATGGACGGCGCGATCCTGGTCGTGTCCGCGGCCGACGGCCCGATGCCCCAGACGCGTGAGCACATCCTGCTCGCCCGCCAGGTGAACGTGCCCTACGTCGTCGTGTTCATGAACAAGGTGGACATGGTCGACGACCCCGAGCTCCTCGACCTCGTCGAGCTCGAGGTGCGCGAGCTCCTGAGCCAGTACGACTATCCCGGCGACGACACGCCGATCATCCGCGGCTCGGCCCTCAAGGCGCTCGAGTCGATGGATCCCAACTCGCAGTACGGTCTCAAGATCGGCGAGCTGATGGACGCGCTGGACAGCTACATCCCGCAGCCGCAGCGCGAGATCGACAAGCCGTTCCTGATGCCGGTCGAGGACGTGTTCTCGATCACGGGCCGCGGCACGGTGGCGACGGGCCGCATCGAGCGCGGCGTGGTGAAGGTGCAGGAGGAAGTGCAGCTGGTCGGCTTCGGCGCCGAGAAGAAGACGGTCGTCACGGGCGTCGAGATGTTCCGCAAGCTGCTCGACCAGGGCGAGGCCGGCGACAACGTCGGTCTGCTGCTCCGCGGCGTGGCGAAGGAGGAGATCGAGCGCGGGATGGTGCTGGCGAAGCCCGGCAGCATCAAGCCGCACACCAAGTTCGCCGCCGAGGTGTACGTCCTCACGAAGGAGGAGGGCGGCCGTCACACGCCGTTCTTCAAGGGCTACCGCCCGCAGTTCTACTTCCGCACGACCGACGTGACGGGAACCGTGGAGCTGCCCGAGGGGATGGAGATGGTGATGCCGGGCGACAACGTCCAGATGGTGATCGAGCTGATCATCCCGGTCGCCATGGACGAGGGCCTGCGCTTCGCGATCCGCGAGGGCGGCCGCACGGTCGGCGCCGGCGTCGTCGCCAAGATCATCCAGTAACTTCAGCGCGCAGCGATGAGCGCGGAGCGTCGGGCTGCAGGTCGGCCGCCGACGCTCCGCGCATCACATCGGAGCTCCGCGCCGCTACGACTCGCAGGCGCGACTCCGCGCTCCTCGCTTCACGCTTTCCCGTAGAGCACCATGCCGCGCGACAAGATCATCCTCGGCTGCACCGAGTGTAAGAGCCGGAACTACTTCACCACGAAGAACAAGCGCCTCCACCCGGAGCGCGTCGAGTGGAAGAAGTACTGCCCGCGCTGCAACAAGCATCAGCTCCACAAGGAAACGAAGTGACCATGGCGACTCCCGTCGCCCCTCAGCCTTCGTTTCCGGCCAAGGTCACGCGGTTCTACCACGACGTGACGGCGGAGATGAAGCGGGTCACGTGGCCCGACCGCGCGCAGCTCCAGGACGCGACGATCAAGATCATCGTCTTCGTCCTGGCGCTCGGCGCGGTGATCGCGCTGCTCGACCTCGCCCTGCAGTTCGTCCTGGTGCAGCTCCCCGCGCTGCTGCTCGGGCGCTGACCGAACCATCGGAGAGCGCAATACCGTGGAGCACCGCTGGTACGCCATCCAGACGACGTCCGGGCACGAGAACAAGGTCCGCAATCTCATCCAGCGGAAGATCGACGCCGACGGCAAGGCCCCCGAAGAGCGGGCCATCCGCCAGGCGCTCGTCCCGACGCAGGAAGTGGTCGAGCTGAAGAACGGGAAGAAGGTCGCCGTCGAGCGGAAGATCTATCCCGGATACGTGCTCGTGGAGATGGTGATGAACCAGGACACCATCCACGTCATCAACGGCATCCAGGGCGTGATCAAGTTCGTCGGGCACGAGCGCTTCCCGATGCCGCTGCGCCCCGACGAGGTCAATCGCCTCCTCGGCGTCGCCGAGGAGGCGGAGCAGGCGCCGAAGGAGGAGATCCCGTTCCTCGTCGGCCAGGCGGTCCAGATCACCGAGGGGCCCTTCACCGACTTCAACGGCACGGTGGAGGAGGTCATCGCCGACAAGGGCAAGGTGCGCGTGAGCGTGTCGCTCTTCGGCCGCCCGACCTCGGTGGAGCTCGACTACCTGCAGCTCAAGGGGTACTGAAAAAGTCTGCGGACAGCGGGCGGCGGATTCACCGCACGGCCCGAAGTCCGCAGTCCGCAGCGATCCGCGAGGATCGCCCGATATCGTCGCCGACCGCTGCGACGCGAAACAATCAGCGGGAGTGACGGGGGCGCGACGGTTCCCCCACCACGACAGGAGAGTGCATGGCCAAAAAGGTAACCGGGTTCGTCAAGCTCCAGATCCCGGCCGGGAAGGCGACGCCTGCCCCGCCGGTCGGTACGGCGCTCGGCCCCCAGGGGATCAACATCATGGCCTTCGTCAAGGAGTTCAACGCCAGGACGCAGGGCCAGGACACGATCCTTCCGGTCGAAGTCACGATCTACGCGGACAAGTCCTTCACCTTCATCCTCAAGACGCCGCCGACGGCGGAGCTCATCAAGAAAGAGCTCGGTCTCGCCAGCGGCTCGGGGACGCCGAACAAGACCAAGGTCGGGGCGGTGACGAAGGCGCAGGTTCGGAAGATCGCGGAGATCAAGATGCCCGACCTCAACTGCGACAGCATCGAGAGCGCGATGGCCATGGTGGCCGGCGCCGCTCGTTCG
This region of Roseisolibacter agri genomic DNA includes:
- the secE gene encoding preprotein translocase subunit SecE, producing the protein MATPVAPQPSFPAKVTRFYHDVTAEMKRVTWPDRAQLQDATIKIIVFVLALGAVIALLDLALQFVLVQLPALLLGR
- the rpmG gene encoding 50S ribosomal protein L33, with translation MPRDKIILGCTECKSRNYFTTKNKRLHPERVEWKKYCPRCNKHQLHKETK
- a CDS encoding tetratricopeptide repeat-containing diguanylate cyclase, whose amino-acid sequence is MLAGLLLAIAASGRLAAQPPARDADAATLVREATLAQLEHPARAVELASAALRRPPTEAPARVAGHAALAAAYTAMGRYDSAAAAVAAGRQEAERTGDRAGLATMLTREGALAQRRGDPGRAAALLEDALARQRALRRDSAVAFTLNLLGFVYATDFAEYDRALAYQLESLEIHERIGSDAEALASTLNSLGVIYGRLRQGARAMQLFERALAQYRRVGADARAASTLSNMGDELLAQGDAAGALERHRASLAIRERVGDRWSLSLAHRNLALAQLAMGRPEAAQRELATAMQFGAGTGNRGLTVRNLLAQAAVERARGRPAAAESAARGALAVASAMGARELVRRSWEAIAGAQEADGRPADALASYRQFKAESDSIFDETTSRRIAGLEERRAAERREREIERLWSAQAMSALQARQRATQRNAIAGVALLAGIAGAAAYRRRVRDARRAEALSLTDPLTGARNRRYVREIVARTMEDDRVLQLGDRRRPTGAGGSGPGFLLLDVDHFKCVNDDYGHAAGDRLLTDLARLLERTCGPSDVVVRWGGEEFLVVARCSTSAEVRELADRIRAAVAAHVTRLDDGRALSVTCSLGFALAAAPGDGRPWSWESLVALADHGTYAAKQLGRDAWVGHVAGAGEPPASATMSPALVEAWVADGRLRRETSRDAATPRSAAA
- the tuf gene encoding elongation factor Tu, whose translation is MGKAKFERTKPHVNVGTIGHVDHGKTTLTAAITTIQAQKGLAQKIAFDQIDKAPEERERGITISTAHVEYESPLRHYAHVDCPGHADYVKNMITGAAQMDGAILVVSAADGPMPQTREHILLARQVNVPYVVVFMNKVDMVDDPELLDLVELEVRELLSQYDYPGDDTPIIRGSALKALESMDPNSQYGLKIGELMDALDSYIPQPQREIDKPFLMPVEDVFSITGRGTVATGRIERGVVKVQEEVQLVGFGAEKKTVVTGVEMFRKLLDQGEAGDNVGLLLRGVAKEEIERGMVLAKPGSIKPHTKFAAEVYVLTKEEGGRHTPFFKGYRPQFYFRTTDVTGTVELPEGMEMVMPGDNVQMVIELIIPVAMDEGLRFAIREGGRTVGAGVVAKIIQ
- the rplK gene encoding 50S ribosomal protein L11, encoding MAKKVTGFVKLQIPAGKATPAPPVGTALGPQGINIMAFVKEFNARTQGQDTILPVEVTIYADKSFTFILKTPPTAELIKKELGLASGSGTPNKTKVGAVTKAQVRKIAEIKMPDLNCDSIESAMAMVAGAARSMGVTVSD
- a CDS encoding FeoA domain-containing protein, encoding MSPFPPDRPDAFASNAFATDRPIDPRPYTLADVSPGDTVVVRNVSPAMRDLLADFGVREGERLLCESTMEHVVVRTADGSVPLERGVLPSVSVSRVDDAPAAGA
- the nusG gene encoding transcription termination/antitermination protein NusG; the encoded protein is MEHRWYAIQTTSGHENKVRNLIQRKIDADGKAPEERAIRQALVPTQEVVELKNGKKVAVERKIYPGYVLVEMVMNQDTIHVINGIQGVIKFVGHERFPMPLRPDEVNRLLGVAEEAEQAPKEEIPFLVGQAVQITEGPFTDFNGTVEEVIADKGKVRVSVSLFGRPTSVELDYLQLKGY